A single region of the Rhizobium sp. NLR16a genome encodes:
- a CDS encoding SDR family oxidoreductase — translation MRLRNKVALITGGNSGIGLATAKVFIDEGAKVVITGRNPETLAAAEKALGAGVLALKVDVTDAAATEKAFAEAAAKVGKFDIVFANAGIGGATPLGDTSPEQFNRIISTNLTAVFFTVQSALPHLNDSGSVILNGSVHAVLGAPGWSAYAATKAAVRAMTRNMASELAPRGIRVNQVTPGGTKTPIWSPMAPTEDAMSALEARMGGLSPLGRMSEADEIAKAALYLASDDSANVTGIEITVDGGMTSAPSGAKIFRAA, via the coding sequence ATGCGTCTAAGAAACAAGGTCGCCCTCATCACCGGGGGCAACAGCGGTATCGGTCTTGCAACCGCCAAGGTGTTCATCGATGAGGGTGCCAAGGTGGTGATCACCGGCCGCAACCCGGAAACGCTTGCCGCCGCCGAAAAGGCGCTTGGGGCCGGCGTGCTGGCGCTGAAGGTCGATGTCACCGATGCCGCCGCCACCGAGAAGGCTTTTGCGGAGGCTGCCGCAAAGGTCGGCAAGTTCGACATCGTCTTCGCCAATGCCGGCATCGGCGGCGCAACACCGCTCGGTGACACCTCGCCGGAGCAGTTCAATCGGATCATCAGCACCAATCTGACGGCAGTGTTCTTCACCGTGCAATCGGCCCTGCCGCATCTCAACGACAGCGGCTCGGTCATTCTCAACGGCTCGGTGCATGCCGTGCTCGGCGCTCCCGGCTGGTCGGCCTATGCGGCCACCAAGGCTGCGGTGCGCGCGATGACGCGCAATATGGCGTCGGAACTCGCGCCGCGCGGCATCCGTGTCAACCAGGTGACTCCTGGCGGCACGAAGACACCGATCTGGTCGCCGATGGCACCCACAGAAGATGCGATGTCGGCGCTCGAGGCTCGCATGGGCGGCCTGAGCCCGCTCGGCCGCATGAGCGAAGCCGACGAAATCGCCAAGGCGGCGCTCTATCTGGCATCGGACGATTCCGCCAATGTCACCGGCATCGAGATCACCGTCGACGGCGGCATGACGAGCGCACCCTCCGGGGCCAAGATCTTCCGCGCCGCCTGA
- a CDS encoding LysR family transcriptional regulator, translated as MLPNPTLDQLQVFLTVAETGSFSAASRALNRAQSVVSYTIANLEAQLEMPLFERSGARQPKLTEAGKAMLEDARRILGDLQVMRARVKSLKEGLEAEVSVAISVMVPSKAVVDVLHEFREMFPSVSMNLNVGELGMVMDLVLSGKATIGIGGAVLKQDDSVVTERIGHSFMMPVAARNHPLAELDRPLTLGDVREEVQLVVTDASGRTKGRDFNVLSYKTWRVSDIATKHQLIKSGLGWGGLPASLIHDDLLSGTLVHLDLDAYEQGEYAIYSMRRLANPPGPAATWMIDAFRSRLTRCPSQADLHARIAELREPVVPLAAE; from the coding sequence ATGCTTCCGAACCCGACTCTGGACCAATTGCAGGTGTTTCTGACCGTTGCCGAGACCGGCAGCTTTTCGGCCGCTTCGCGCGCGCTGAATCGCGCACAGTCGGTCGTCAGCTATACGATCGCCAATCTCGAGGCACAGCTCGAGATGCCGCTTTTCGAGCGCTCCGGGGCGCGCCAGCCGAAGCTGACGGAAGCGGGCAAGGCGATGCTGGAGGATGCGCGACGAATTCTCGGCGACCTGCAGGTCATGCGGGCGCGCGTCAAGAGCCTGAAGGAAGGACTCGAAGCGGAGGTATCCGTGGCCATCAGCGTCATGGTGCCGTCGAAGGCTGTGGTGGATGTCCTCCACGAATTCCGTGAGATGTTCCCGTCCGTTTCCATGAACCTCAACGTCGGTGAACTCGGAATGGTCATGGATCTCGTTCTGAGCGGCAAGGCGACGATCGGAATTGGCGGAGCAGTCCTGAAGCAGGACGATTCGGTCGTCACGGAGCGGATCGGTCACTCCTTCATGATGCCCGTCGCCGCGCGCAACCACCCGCTGGCCGAACTCGATCGGCCGCTGACCCTCGGTGATGTCCGCGAGGAGGTGCAACTCGTCGTCACCGATGCGTCGGGTCGGACGAAGGGGCGCGATTTCAACGTCCTGTCCTACAAGACATGGCGCGTCAGCGATATCGCCACGAAGCATCAGCTCATCAAGAGCGGCCTCGGCTGGGGCGGCCTTCCAGCGTCCCTGATCCATGACGATCTCCTGAGCGGCACGCTCGTCCATCTCGATCTGGATGCTTATGAGCAGGGGGAGTACGCCATCTATTCGATGCGCCGGCTCGCCAATCCGCCGGGGCCGGCGGCCACCTGGATGATCGATGCCTTCCGCTCGCGGCTTACGCGTTGCCCGAGCCAGGCGGACTTGCACGCCCGGATTGCCGAATTGCGGGAACCTGTCGTGCCGCTCGCGGCCGAATGA
- a CDS encoding bifunctional 2',3'-cyclic-nucleotide 2'-phosphodiesterase/3'-nucleotidase, giving the protein MSSIFDVGLMSRRSLLGGLAATSALVLLHPFSARASANQAHLRLMETTDIHVNVFPYDYYADKPNDTMGLARTGTIIDNIRAEAVNSLLIDNGDVLQGNPMGDYMAYQHGMKDGDVHPVIKAMNTLGYTVGTLGNHEFNYGLDFMFKVLSGANFPFVCANLTKGQLASDPKRDDLFFKPYVIVEKQIKDGAGKESPVKIGFIGFVPPQIMLWDIKNLEGKAQTRDIVEAAKAWVPAMKEAGADIVIALSHSGIDGSAPSEKMENASLHLAAVDGIDAIFTGHQHLVFPGPKSWDGVANADPVKGTLHGKPAVMAGFWGSHLGLIDLLLEKDGNSWKIVDFTSEARPIYHRDDKKKVVADYADKKEVVEAAKSEHAATLAYVRTPVGKTSAPLYSYFALVADDPSVQVVSQAQTWYIKQMLADTEFKDLPVLSAAAPFKAGGRGGADYYTDVPAGDIAIKNVADLYLYPNTVQAVAITGAQVKNWLEMSAGMFNHIEAGSKDAALLNKDFPSYNFDVIDGVTYQIDLSQPPKYDSSGKTINPDSNRIQNLAFDGKPIDPAQKFVVVTNNYRAGGGGSFPEIAADKVIFQAPDTNRDVIVRYVHDQGTINPSADANWTFKPLPGTTVTFESGPKAKQFLAAVKSVKIEDAGDGADGFSKFRLVL; this is encoded by the coding sequence ATGTCTTCCATTTTCGATGTCGGCCTGATGAGCCGCCGTTCCCTGCTCGGCGGCCTTGCCGCCACCTCCGCCCTGGTGCTGCTGCACCCATTCAGTGCGCGTGCCAGCGCCAACCAGGCGCATCTCCGTCTGATGGAAACGACGGACATTCACGTCAACGTCTTCCCCTATGACTATTATGCCGACAAGCCGAACGACACGATGGGTCTGGCGCGCACCGGGACGATCATCGACAATATCCGTGCGGAAGCCGTCAACTCGCTGCTGATCGACAATGGCGATGTGCTGCAGGGCAATCCGATGGGCGACTACATGGCCTATCAGCACGGCATGAAGGACGGCGACGTCCATCCCGTGATCAAGGCGATGAACACGCTCGGCTATACCGTCGGCACGCTCGGGAATCACGAGTTCAACTACGGCCTCGACTTCATGTTCAAGGTGCTGTCGGGCGCCAACTTCCCCTTCGTCTGCGCCAACCTGACCAAAGGCCAGCTCGCCTCGGACCCCAAGCGGGACGACCTCTTCTTCAAGCCTTACGTCATCGTGGAAAAGCAGATCAAGGACGGTGCCGGCAAGGAAAGCCCGGTCAAGATCGGCTTCATCGGTTTCGTACCGCCGCAGATCATGCTCTGGGACATCAAGAACCTTGAAGGCAAGGCGCAGACGCGCGACATCGTCGAGGCCGCCAAGGCCTGGGTCCCCGCGATGAAGGAAGCCGGCGCCGATATCGTCATCGCGCTTTCCCATTCCGGCATCGACGGCAGCGCGCCGTCCGAAAAGATGGAAAACGCCTCACTGCATCTGGCCGCCGTCGACGGGATCGACGCGATCTTCACCGGTCACCAGCATCTCGTCTTCCCCGGCCCGAAGAGCTGGGACGGCGTCGCCAATGCCGACCCGGTCAAGGGCACACTGCATGGCAAGCCCGCCGTGATGGCAGGCTTCTGGGGCTCGCATCTCGGCCTTATCGACCTGCTGCTCGAAAAGGACGGCAACAGCTGGAAGATCGTCGATTTCACCTCGGAAGCACGGCCGATCTATCATCGCGACGACAAGAAGAAAGTCGTCGCCGATTACGCCGACAAGAAAGAGGTGGTCGAGGCGGCCAAATCAGAGCATGCGGCGACGCTCGCCTATGTCCGCACGCCCGTCGGCAAGACCTCCGCGCCGCTCTACTCCTATTTCGCGCTCGTCGCCGACGATCCTTCCGTGCAGGTCGTCAGCCAGGCGCAGACCTGGTACATCAAGCAGATGCTCGCCGACACTGAATTCAAGGATCTGCCGGTGCTTTCGGCCGCGGCTCCCTTCAAGGCCGGCGGTCGAGGCGGCGCGGATTATTATACCGACGTTCCGGCCGGCGATATCGCCATCAAGAACGTCGCCGACCTCTACCTCTATCCGAACACGGTGCAGGCTGTCGCCATCACCGGCGCGCAGGTGAAGAACTGGCTCGAAATGTCTGCCGGCATGTTCAATCACATCGAAGCCGGCTCGAAGGATGCGGCTCTGCTCAACAAAGACTTCCCGTCCTATAACTTCGACGTCATCGACGGGGTGACCTACCAGATCGACCTGTCGCAGCCGCCGAAGTATGATTCATCCGGCAAGACGATCAATCCGGACTCCAATCGCATCCAGAATCTCGCCTTCGATGGCAAGCCGATCGATCCGGCTCAGAAGTTCGTCGTCGTCACCAACAATTACCGCGCCGGCGGCGGCGGCAGTTTCCCCGAGATTGCAGCGGACAAGGTGATCTTCCAGGCACCTGATACCAATCGCGACGTCATCGTCCGCTATGTCCACGACCAGGGTACGATCAATCCGTCGGCCGATGCGAACTGGACCTTCAAGCCGCTACCAGGAACGACCGTCACCTTCGAAAGCGGTCCCAAGGCAAAACAGTTCCTCGCCGCGGTCAAGAGCGTCAAGATCGAGGATGCCGGCGACGGTGCCGACGGCTTCTCGAAGTTCCGGCTGGTTCTCTAA
- the gpt gene encoding xanthine phosphoribosyltransferase, with product MSLPDKAFPVSWDQFHRDARALAWRLAGLDQAFKAIVCITRGGLVPAAIISRELNIRLIETVCIASYHDYVNQGDMVLLKGIAPELTENGGEGVLVVDDLTDTGKTAAQVRTMLPKAHFACVYAKPKGVPTVDTFITEVSQDTWIYFPWDMGFTYQEPIAKGAR from the coding sequence ATGTCCCTTCCCGATAAAGCCTTTCCCGTTTCCTGGGATCAGTTCCACCGCGATGCGCGCGCACTTGCCTGGCGGCTTGCCGGCCTCGATCAGGCCTTCAAGGCGATCGTCTGCATCACCCGCGGCGGCCTCGTTCCGGCCGCAATCATCTCGCGCGAACTGAACATCCGGCTGATCGAGACCGTCTGCATCGCCTCCTACCACGACTATGTGAACCAGGGCGACATGGTGCTCCTCAAGGGAATTGCGCCGGAGCTTACCGAAAACGGCGGCGAAGGCGTGCTCGTGGTCGACGATCTGACGGATACCGGCAAAACAGCCGCACAGGTGCGCACCATGCTGCCGAAGGCGCATTTCGCCTGCGTCTATGCCAAGCCGAAGGGCGTGCCGACCGTCGACACCTTCATCACCGAGGTCAGCCAGGACACCTGGATCTATTTCCCCTGGGACATGGGCTTCACTTATCAGGAACCGATCGCCAAGGGCGCGCGCTAA
- the ilvA gene encoding threonine ammonia-lyase, translated as MTRLEVESAEEAMRSLFPATPLQLNDHLSARYGADIWLKREDLSPVRSYKIRGAFNFFRKAIGQGAAGKTFVCASAGNHAQGFAYVCRHFGVPGVVFMPVTTPQQKIDKTRMFGAEFITIRLFGDFFDQCYQAAREHVEAVGGVMVPPFDHADIIEGQATVAAEIMQQLPEGTVPDMVILPVGGGGLAAGITGYLDGIVQKSAFVFAEPAGAPSLRRSIEAGKVTTLAKVDNFVDGAAVARIGDLNFAALRDFPASQVQLMSENAICVTIQEMLNVEGVVLEPAGALSLTAVAAMDAQAIRGKSIVAVVSGGNFDFERLPDVKERAMRYAGLKKYFILRLAQRPGALRDFLNLLGPDDDIARFEYLKKSARNFGSILIGIETKAPENFARLIANFEASGMGYEDITENEILANLII; from the coding sequence GTGACGAGACTTGAAGTCGAAAGCGCCGAAGAGGCAATGCGCAGCCTCTTTCCGGCAACGCCGCTGCAGCTCAATGACCATCTCTCGGCCCGCTACGGCGCCGACATATGGCTGAAGCGCGAGGATCTGTCGCCGGTGCGCTCCTACAAGATCCGCGGCGCCTTCAACTTCTTCCGCAAGGCGATCGGGCAGGGGGCGGCCGGCAAGACCTTCGTCTGCGCCTCGGCCGGCAACCACGCCCAGGGCTTTGCCTATGTCTGCCGTCATTTCGGCGTGCCGGGCGTCGTCTTCATGCCGGTGACGACGCCGCAGCAGAAAATCGACAAGACTCGCATGTTCGGCGCTGAATTCATCACCATCCGGCTGTTCGGCGACTTTTTCGACCAGTGCTATCAGGCGGCGCGCGAGCATGTCGAGGCGGTCGGCGGCGTCATGGTGCCGCCCTTCGACCATGCCGATATCATCGAGGGGCAGGCGACGGTCGCTGCCGAGATCATGCAGCAGCTGCCCGAGGGAACGGTGCCTGACATGGTGATTCTGCCGGTCGGCGGCGGCGGACTGGCCGCCGGCATCACCGGTTATCTCGACGGCATCGTGCAGAAATCGGCCTTCGTCTTCGCCGAACCGGCCGGCGCGCCGAGCCTCAGGCGCAGCATTGAGGCAGGCAAGGTGACGACGCTTGCCAAGGTCGACAACTTTGTCGACGGCGCAGCGGTCGCCCGCATCGGCGACCTGAATTTCGCCGCCCTTCGTGATTTCCCGGCAAGCCAAGTGCAACTGATGTCGGAAAACGCCATCTGCGTCACCATCCAGGAGATGCTGAACGTGGAGGGCGTCGTACTGGAGCCGGCCGGCGCCCTGTCGCTGACGGCGGTCGCTGCGATGGACGCCCAGGCAATCCGCGGCAAGAGCATCGTCGCCGTTGTCTCCGGCGGCAATTTCGATTTCGAGCGCCTGCCTGACGTAAAGGAAAGAGCCATGCGTTACGCAGGGCTGAAGAAATACTTCATCCTGCGGCTCGCCCAGCGCCCCGGGGCGCTCAGGGATTTTCTCAATCTGCTCGGCCCCGACGACGATATCGCCCGCTTCGAATATCTGAAAAAATCGGCGCGCAACTTCGGCTCGATCCTGATCGGCATCGAAACCAAGGCGCCTGAGAACTTCGCCCGGCTGATTGCGAATTTCGAAGCTTCCGGCATGGGTTACGAGGATATCACCGAGAACGAGATCCTCGCTAACTTGATCATTTGA
- a CDS encoding universal stress protein: MSYKTILAILDTADNSAVVADFAFAIAAESGAHVIGLHAETISAVPLVAPMEIPDPVAVQALQDMAHGETVAVERIFQAKAQAAGASSEWRSFATSTGYGSAPLIESARSADLLIASQADPDNPSDSHVDVDSFLFETGRPVLMIPYVIRQPRPIKRVLIAWNGSKEAARATFDALPFLKAAEEVEIFSVDPADTALQSPLTSGAEIAAALARHGVKTTLATGHSVDRNASNVIENRLSDSSIDLLVMGAYTHSRLWQAIFGGTTKSLLQSMTALTLLSR; the protein is encoded by the coding sequence ATGTCCTACAAAACCATCCTCGCCATTCTCGATACGGCAGACAATAGCGCCGTCGTTGCCGATTTCGCCTTTGCGATTGCCGCAGAAAGCGGTGCTCACGTGATCGGCCTGCATGCCGAAACCATCTCGGCCGTGCCGCTGGTGGCGCCGATGGAAATTCCCGATCCCGTCGCGGTGCAGGCGCTGCAGGATATGGCGCATGGTGAAACGGTCGCCGTCGAGCGCATCTTTCAGGCGAAAGCGCAGGCCGCCGGCGCCTCCTCGGAATGGCGCAGCTTTGCCACCTCCACCGGTTACGGTTCCGCACCGCTGATCGAAAGCGCCCGCAGCGCCGATCTTCTGATCGCATCGCAGGCCGACCCGGACAATCCCTCCGACAGCCATGTCGACGTCGACAGCTTCCTCTTCGAAACCGGGCGACCGGTGCTGATGATCCCTTACGTTATCCGCCAGCCGAGGCCGATCAAGCGCGTGCTGATCGCCTGGAATGGCTCGAAGGAGGCGGCGCGCGCGACCTTCGATGCGCTGCCCTTCCTGAAAGCGGCCGAGGAGGTGGAGATTTTTTCGGTCGACCCGGCCGATACCGCCCTGCAGTCGCCGCTCACATCAGGCGCCGAGATCGCCGCTGCACTTGCCCGCCATGGCGTGAAGACGACGCTTGCGACGGGCCACAGCGTCGACAGGAATGCCTCGAATGTCATCGAAAACCGGCTGTCGGACAGCAGCATCGACCTTCTCGTCATGGGCGCCTATACCCATTCCCGGCTCTGGCAGGCGATCTTCGGCGGCACGACGAAGAGCCTGCTGCAATCGATGACGGCGCTGACGCTGTTGTCGCGATGA
- a CDS encoding FMN-dependent NADH-azoreductase, with the protein MSSILLLTSSPRAESLSTPIAADLAEKLKNQKPGSVVVRRDLAATPLPHIDDLFTGAIRKPAEARTAEEIAAIKTSDELVAELFAADTIVISTGLINFNIYSSLKTWIDNVARAGVTFKYTESGPVGLVTGKKVYVVLASGGVYSQGPAAPLNHAVPYLKSVLGFLGITDIETIYVEGLAFGPEAAEKAIGAAKSRVEEIALAA; encoded by the coding sequence ATGTCGTCCATTCTTCTTCTGACGTCCAGCCCGCGTGCCGAATCGCTCTCGACGCCGATCGCCGCCGATCTCGCCGAGAAGCTGAAAAACCAGAAACCGGGCAGCGTCGTCGTCCGCCGCGACCTTGCCGCCACCCCGCTGCCGCATATCGACGACCTCTTCACCGGCGCGATCCGCAAGCCGGCGGAAGCCCGCACCGCCGAAGAGATCGCAGCCATCAAGACCTCCGACGAACTGGTCGCCGAACTGTTTGCCGCCGACACGATCGTCATCAGCACCGGCCTGATCAACTTCAACATCTATTCGTCGCTGAAGACCTGGATCGACAATGTCGCCCGCGCCGGCGTGACCTTCAAGTATACGGAAAGCGGCCCGGTCGGCCTCGTAACCGGTAAGAAGGTCTATGTGGTACTTGCTTCCGGCGGCGTCTATTCGCAGGGACCGGCCGCTCCCCTGAACCATGCCGTGCCTTACCTGAAATCGGTTCTCGGCTTCCTCGGTATCACCGATATCGAAACCATCTATGTCGAAGGCCTGGCTTTTGGCCCGGAAGCCGCTGAAAAGGCCATCGGCGCCGCCAAGTCGCGCGTCGAGGAAATCGCACTCGCCGCATGA
- a CDS encoding HlyU family transcriptional regulator — MASFFSNLFSMFSGGAKPASQAAGPSGEPQLYGDCTIYAEPRKEGSQYRLAGRIEKKVGDEVLVRNFIRADMFSSSDDAIECTVRKAQQIIDQHGSSLFSDGEKIRQV, encoded by the coding sequence ATGGCTTCATTCTTTTCAAATCTCTTTTCGATGTTCTCCGGCGGGGCTAAACCAGCCTCGCAGGCGGCAGGCCCGTCCGGCGAGCCGCAGCTTTACGGCGATTGCACGATTTATGCGGAGCCGCGCAAGGAAGGCAGCCAGTATCGTCTGGCCGGCCGCATCGAAAAGAAGGTCGGCGACGAGGTGCTGGTGCGCAATTTCATCCGTGCCGATATGTTTTCCTCCTCCGACGATGCGATCGAATGCACGGTGCGCAAGGCGCAGCAGATTATCGATCAGCATGGTTCGTCACTCTTCAGCGATGGCGAGAAGATCCGTCAGGTCTGA
- a CDS encoding competence/damage-inducible protein A, whose product MSHDTVVTAAMLAIGDELLSGRTKDKNIGHLADLLTLSGIDLKEVRIVADDEEAIVEALNALRPRYDYVFTSGGIGPTHDDITADAIAKAFGLPCEYDEAAMTLLADMYRRREMDFTEARQRMARMPRGAVHIPNPVSTAPGFIIGNVYVMAGVPQVFQAMVDNVLPTLRTGTPLLSLAIACPYGEGDIGTPLAAIQKAHPDTSIGSYPRYLGQKFSTEIVVRGRSQPAIDAAGAEVHAMIDAIGRNKAIAKNHSAEA is encoded by the coding sequence ATGAGCCATGACACCGTCGTCACCGCCGCCATGCTCGCCATCGGCGACGAACTCCTTTCCGGCCGCACCAAGGACAAGAATATCGGCCACCTCGCCGATCTGCTCACCCTGTCAGGCATCGATCTCAAGGAAGTGCGCATCGTCGCCGACGACGAGGAGGCGATCGTCGAGGCGCTGAATGCGCTTCGCCCTCGATATGATTACGTCTTCACCTCGGGCGGGATCGGGCCGACGCATGACGACATCACCGCCGATGCAATCGCCAAGGCTTTCGGCCTGCCCTGCGAATATGACGAAGCGGCAATGACCCTGCTGGCCGATATGTACCGTCGCCGCGAGATGGACTTCACCGAGGCGCGCCAGCGCATGGCGCGCATGCCGCGGGGTGCCGTTCATATCCCCAATCCGGTGTCGACGGCGCCGGGCTTCATCATCGGCAATGTCTATGTCATGGCCGGCGTGCCGCAGGTCTTTCAGGCCATGGTCGACAATGTGCTGCCGACGCTTCGCACCGGCACGCCGCTGCTCTCGCTCGCCATCGCCTGCCCTTACGGCGAGGGTGATATCGGCACCCCGCTTGCCGCGATCCAGAAAGCGCATCCGGACACCAGCATCGGTTCCTACCCACGTTATCTCGGCCAGAAATTCTCGACCGAGATCGTCGTGCGCGGCCGCTCGCAACCGGCAATCGATGCAGCCGGCGCCGAGGTGCATGCGATGATCGACGCCATCGGCCGGAACAAGGCGATCGCAAAAAACCATTCTGCCGAGGCTTGA
- a CDS encoding GGDEF domain-containing protein yields the protein MMETINLALFVVEAIAYFVLMVTLLHFRHRLGLGVFLTALGVMHFMETYLAAVFYVSLPFGDVSPGSSVFFSGKLMMILMLYLWEDAATVRQPIYGLFLGNLLTVGIAWVLQLHQPLQLSSNHTPDVDFLKEMGWLMIWGTALLYVDSLGIILLYEKLGDFFRRRVVLRFMISGFVLLTFDQVGFFAALHYFLDVPVAVFWGGWKAKMLSVCLYGAMFAVYEYRIRRLGADAAARSISDVFGDLTFRERYNDLLERTGRDMLTGVYDRTRMELEAPLMLREALRQGLFATVLIIDADHFKDVNDGHGHLQGDEVLKAIAARLGTTLRSSDRIFRFGGEEFVAVCPGTSHEEGLLLADRLRWTIETSVKTPDNKPVTVSIGVATADEDGISFTTVLTAADGRLYAAKKSGRNCVVGRSGMMQPS from the coding sequence GTGATGGAGACTATCAACCTCGCGCTCTTCGTCGTCGAAGCCATTGCCTATTTCGTGCTGATGGTGACGCTTCTGCATTTCCGCCATCGGCTCGGCCTCGGGGTTTTTTTGACGGCGCTCGGCGTCATGCATTTCATGGAGACCTACCTAGCGGCGGTCTTTTACGTCTCGCTGCCGTTCGGCGACGTGTCCCCGGGGTCTTCGGTCTTCTTCTCCGGCAAGCTGATGATGATCCTGATGCTGTATCTGTGGGAGGATGCCGCGACGGTGCGCCAGCCGATCTACGGCTTGTTTCTCGGCAATCTGCTGACCGTCGGCATCGCCTGGGTGCTGCAGTTGCACCAGCCGCTGCAGCTGTCGTCGAACCACACGCCCGATGTCGATTTCCTGAAGGAGATGGGTTGGCTGATGATCTGGGGCACGGCGCTGCTCTACGTCGATTCGCTCGGCATCATTCTGCTCTATGAAAAACTCGGCGATTTCTTCCGCAGGCGTGTCGTTCTGCGTTTCATGATCTCCGGCTTTGTGCTGCTGACTTTCGACCAGGTTGGCTTCTTTGCCGCGCTTCACTATTTCCTCGACGTTCCGGTCGCCGTATTCTGGGGTGGCTGGAAGGCGAAAATGCTCTCCGTCTGCCTCTATGGGGCGATGTTTGCCGTCTATGAATATCGAATCCGCCGCCTTGGCGCCGACGCCGCCGCGCGCTCCATCAGCGACGTCTTTGGTGATCTCACCTTTCGCGAGCGCTATAACGATCTTCTGGAGCGCACCGGCCGCGATATGCTCACCGGCGTTTATGACCGCACGCGCATGGAACTCGAAGCGCCGCTGATGCTGCGGGAGGCCCTGAGGCAGGGGCTGTTTGCCACCGTCCTCATTATCGACGCCGATCACTTCAAGGATGTCAACGACGGTCATGGCCATCTTCAGGGCGACGAGGTGCTGAAGGCGATCGCCGCCCGGCTCGGCACGACACTGCGATCAAGCGACCGCATCTTCCGCTTCGGCGGCGAGGAATTCGTCGCCGTCTGCCCCGGCACAAGCCACGAAGAAGGGCTGCTCCTTGCCGACCGCCTGCGCTGGACGATCGAGACCAGCGTCAAAACACCGGATAACAAGCCGGTGACGGTCAGCATCGGCGTTGCCACAGCTGACGAGGACGGCATCAGCTTTACGACGGTGCTCACCGCCGCCGACGGCAGGCTCTACGCGGCAAAGAAAAGCGGCCGCAACTGCGTCGTCGGCCGCTCCGGTATGATGCAACCGAGTTAG
- a CDS encoding VanZ family protein, which translates to MMIFKFARPLAWLLLALILFVTVSPIGLRPNTVTTVDADRGTAYVLLGLSFALAYPKQWKLVAVLLIVGAVAIEYLQYFAPTRHPRLHDAGIKAMGAALGLVAGWVINRWRESRAPSGLPFTER; encoded by the coding sequence ATGATGATCTTCAAATTCGCAAGACCGCTCGCCTGGCTGCTGCTCGCCCTCATCCTGTTTGTCACGGTTTCGCCGATCGGGCTGAGACCGAATACGGTGACGACGGTCGATGCGGACCGCGGCACCGCCTATGTTCTGCTCGGCCTCTCCTTTGCTCTCGCCTATCCGAAGCAGTGGAAACTGGTGGCCGTGCTGCTGATCGTTGGGGCGGTCGCCATCGAATATCTGCAGTATTTCGCGCCGACCCGCCATCCGCGCCTGCATGACGCGGGCATCAAGGCCATGGGCGCCGCCCTCGGCCTCGTTGCCGGCTGGGTGATCAACAGATGGCGCGAGAGCAGAGCTCCAAGCGGCCTGCCTTTCACAGAACGCTAA
- a CDS encoding TetR/AcrR family transcriptional regulator, with translation MGRSQLEKQKTHEKIVETASKRLREEGLDGIGVADLMKEAGLTVGGFYKHFASRDDLVAEAVQFAFDSWGRGLEAEGVNPAEMTAADIADRYVSAYHRDNPGDGCPFAALTSDLSRSGEKARRIATERLERNFEALASKATGANEAERRRKAIMAFAMMAGGVGLARVSSDEALSGEILETIRDFVADIDK, from the coding sequence ATGGGACGTTCGCAACTGGAAAAACAGAAGACGCACGAGAAGATCGTCGAGACCGCTTCGAAGCGGCTGCGCGAGGAGGGGCTTGACGGTATCGGCGTCGCCGACCTGATGAAGGAAGCCGGGCTGACTGTCGGCGGCTTCTACAAGCACTTCGCCTCCCGCGACGATCTCGTCGCCGAGGCAGTCCAGTTCGCCTTCGATTCATGGGGACGCGGGCTTGAGGCCGAAGGAGTGAACCCGGCAGAGATGACCGCGGCGGATATCGCCGATCGTTATGTCAGCGCCTATCATCGCGACAACCCCGGCGATGGCTGCCCTTTTGCCGCACTGACCTCGGATCTGTCCCGCAGCGGCGAGAAGGCGCGGCGCATTGCGACGGAGCGGCTCGAACGCAATTTCGAGGCTTTGGCGAGCAAGGCCACGGGAGCAAATGAAGCGGAAAGACGGCGAAAGGCAATCATGGCTTTCGCGATGATGGCAGGCGGCGTCGGCCTTGCCAGGGTTTCCTCGGATGAGGCTCTTTCGGGCGAAATCCTGGAGACGATCCGGGATTTCGTCGCCGATATCGACAAATGA